One Crocosphaera sp. UHCC 0190 DNA window includes the following coding sequences:
- a CDS encoding STAS domain-containing protein, whose translation MMGSNLISFKTAILEPSGYITAANVTEFQLELTKFVRDNDYSTFLVDMHRVEFIDSAGLMALVSAFRLAQTLNKRFTVCSLAPSVRIIFELTQLDRAFEIYETRQAYEVTLGETIAA comes from the coding sequence ATGATGGGGAGCAATTTGATCAGTTTTAAAACAGCCATTCTGGAACCAAGTGGTTATATTACTGCGGCAAATGTCACAGAATTTCAGCTAGAATTAACCAAATTTGTCAGGGATAATGATTACTCTACTTTTTTAGTTGATATGCACAGAGTTGAGTTTATTGATAGTGCGGGGTTAATGGCCCTAGTTTCTGCGTTTCGTCTGGCCCAAACATTAAACAAACGGTTTACGGTTTGTTCCCTAGCTCCCTCTGTTCGCATTATCTTTGAATTAACCCAGTTAGATAGAGCTTTTGAAATCTATGAAACACGCCAAGCTTATGAAGTGACATTAGGAGAAACTATCGCTGCTTAA
- a CDS encoding acetylglutamate kinase: MNTPPLIRQLVEKALYLKQLTPEIETAINHELTRLGYISDVDYEALELLMYEMDEGRIRLALSHQR, translated from the coding sequence GTGAATACACCTCCTTTAATTCGCCAATTAGTCGAAAAAGCCTTATATCTTAAACAATTAACTCCTGAAATAGAAACTGCCATTAATCATGAATTAACTCGCTTAGGATACATTTCCGATGTTGATTATGAGGCCTTAGAGTTACTCATGTATGAAATGGATGAAGGGCGCATTCGTTTAGCGTTAAGTCATCAACGATAA
- the pyrE gene encoding orotate phosphoribosyltransferase — protein MSSDSSPIISLATAELSELRSYLLNLLVDHAYQEGDFVLSSGQPSSYYINGKQVTLMAQGALAMGRLLLSLLPSGTQGVAGLTLGADPLVTAVSVVSAYENCPIPALIIRKVAKGHGTQAYIEGPTLAPGTPIVVLEDVVTTGKSAMLAVERLRAAGYRVQTIISLVDRDQGGAAFYQDQGLDFIFVFSIREIQETYSQKMSS, from the coding sequence ATGTCTTCTGATTCTTCCCCTATAATTTCTCTGGCAACGGCTGAGTTATCAGAATTACGTTCTTATCTTCTTAATCTCTTGGTTGATCACGCTTACCAAGAAGGGGATTTTGTCTTGTCATCAGGTCAACCGAGTTCCTATTATATCAATGGTAAACAAGTGACCTTAATGGCTCAAGGGGCTTTGGCCATGGGGCGGCTTTTATTATCTTTGTTGCCATCAGGAACCCAAGGAGTCGCGGGCTTAACTCTGGGGGCTGATCCCCTGGTGACGGCGGTGAGTGTGGTTTCTGCTTACGAAAATTGTCCGATTCCTGCCCTAATTATTCGCAAAGTGGCGAAAGGCCACGGCACACAAGCTTATATTGAGGGGCCAACCTTGGCACCAGGGACTCCCATTGTGGTGCTTGAAGATGTGGTGACGACGGGAAAATCAGCAATGTTGGCGGTGGAAAGGTTACGTGCTGCGGGTTATCGGGTACAGACCATCATTTCTTTAGTGGATCGAGACCAGGGAGGGGCGGCCTTTTATCAGGATCAAGGGTTAGACTTTATTTTTGTATTTTCGATTCGGGAAATTCAAGAAACTTATTCACAAAAAATGTCGTCCTAA
- a CDS encoding iron uptake porin, translating into MMYRPPLPALLLGSLFLGTVTGFPAYADDPSPSSAPLASPTPREVAQETNVYPTSDYQTILQQLNSIQQLRDVSPIDWSYQALKNLVENYGCIVGYPDRTFRGDRPLSRNEFAAGLNACMEQLERRLLEARGQGQGQAGYLGSQPGVQAIPTQPGEHFVNVMNRAFYNESLRFYDNTDFSGQLNKIFGWRYAPGSFFDNQIANDGKTLEAVYRDGLDQQTAGPRIRTPDIINPYNSSLNGNPQYIQTEPPSLRQMEINRQQIPIIP; encoded by the coding sequence ATGATGTATCGACCCCCCTTACCTGCTTTATTATTGGGATCACTGTTCCTAGGAACTGTGACAGGTTTTCCGGCCTATGCCGATGATCCCTCCCCCTCTTCTGCTCCTCTGGCCAGCCCAACCCCAAGGGAAGTAGCCCAAGAAACCAATGTCTATCCGACCTCTGATTATCAAACAATTTTGCAGCAGTTGAATAGTATTCAACAACTGCGAGATGTTTCCCCGATCGATTGGTCTTATCAAGCTCTGAAAAACTTGGTAGAAAATTATGGTTGTATTGTCGGGTATCCTGATCGGACTTTCCGTGGCGATCGCCCCTTAAGTCGTAATGAATTTGCGGCCGGTTTAAATGCTTGTATGGAGCAGTTAGAACGGCGTTTATTGGAAGCTCGTGGCCAGGGACAAGGCCAAGCAGGTTATCTGGGAAGTCAGCCTGGGGTACAAGCCATCCCGACGCAACCAGGAGAACACTTTGTCAACGTTATGAATCGCGCCTTTTACAATGAAAGTCTGCGATTCTATGATAATACTGATTTTTCTGGACAACTAAACAAGATTTTCGGTTGGCGGTATGCCCCTGGATCTTTCTTTGATAATCAAATCGCCAACGACGGGAAAACTTTAGAAGCTGTTTATCGTGACGGACTCGACCAACAAACTGCCGGGCCCAGAATTCGGACTCCAGACATTATCAATCCCTATAATTCTTCCTTAAACGGGAATCCTCAATATATCCAGACGGAACCCCCAAGTTTACGGCAGATGGAAATTAATCGACAACAAATTCCGATTATCCCCTAG
- a CDS encoding asparaginase, which produces MTRGKRHSAPKIEVHLLREGIIESTHFVEATVSDDRGRVLSVAGSSETTAFVRSALKPFQALAVIATGTLERYDLNDKDLAIICSSHKGNVEQARQVFNVLWRADIDPSALQCPIPEGSNSPLQHNCSGKHAGMLAVCQQRNWPLNTYLRRSSPVQQLILSKIAELLGMPGDELIGAHDDCGAPTYSMKLGQMAHLYAQLASGNSLDLERILRSMTYYPTMVAGEGSFDTELMRLTEGELVSKSGAEGIQCIGRVGEGMGLAIKVVDGSKRAKNAAAIHLLRQMGWLSPSVAETLGEQFMMLSNYKRLEVIGDLSML; this is translated from the coding sequence ATGACCAGAGGAAAACGCCACTCCGCGCCCAAAATAGAAGTCCACTTACTCCGAGAAGGCATTATCGAATCAACCCATTTTGTTGAAGCGACTGTCTCTGATGATCGGGGACGGGTGTTATCCGTCGCGGGAAGCTCAGAAACAACGGCTTTTGTCCGCTCTGCTCTTAAACCCTTCCAAGCTTTAGCGGTGATTGCTACCGGAACCCTGGAACGCTATGATCTCAATGATAAAGACTTAGCGATCATCTGTAGTTCCCATAAAGGCAATGTGGAACAAGCGCGACAAGTCTTTAATGTTCTGTGGCGGGCTGATATTGATCCCAGTGCCTTACAATGTCCGATCCCAGAAGGAAGCAATAGTCCCCTTCAGCATAATTGTTCAGGCAAACACGCGGGAATGTTAGCGGTTTGTCAACAACGCAATTGGCCCCTCAATACCTATTTGCGTCGGTCTTCTCCCGTTCAACAGCTAATTTTAAGCAAAATTGCCGAATTATTAGGAATGCCAGGAGATGAATTAATTGGGGCCCACGACGACTGTGGGGCCCCGACTTATTCCATGAAGTTGGGACAAATGGCCCATCTCTATGCTCAGTTAGCTTCAGGTAATAGTCTTGATCTTGAACGAATTTTGCGATCAATGACCTATTATCCCACGATGGTAGCAGGAGAAGGTTCCTTTGATACGGAATTGATGCGCTTGACAGAAGGAGAATTAGTCAGTAAGTCAGGGGCAGAAGGGATTCAATGTATCGGACGAGTTGGGGAAGGGATGGGATTAGCGATTAAGGTCGTTGATGGCTCAAAACGGGCTAAAAATGCGGCTGCAATCCATCTTTTGCGACAAATGGGATGGCTTTCTCCTAGTGTGGCAGAAACCCTAGGGGAGCAATTTATGATGTTGAGTAATTACAAACGACTAGAAGTCATTGGAGACTTATCCATGCTCTGA
- a CDS encoding CGLD27 family protein produces MRESSIQICPVPTEQQPVIEYESLKESWFFRWATLEKGDFWRKIAWIWGIGWVMASPIAAASFPPEKRLLGFTLASNLGAGLILGLILLQLYLGWRYVSDRLSKETIFYEESGWYDGQTWPKPPEMLTRDRLIVSYQVAPILQRLIRTTGILALLMMGDSMVWLCL; encoded by the coding sequence ATGCGGGAATCATCTATACAAATTTGTCCCGTCCCAACGGAACAACAACCAGTTATTGAGTATGAGTCCTTAAAGGAATCTTGGTTTTTTCGCTGGGCAACCCTGGAAAAAGGAGACTTTTGGCGTAAAATAGCTTGGATCTGGGGAATAGGCTGGGTCATGGCTAGTCCGATCGCCGCTGCCAGTTTTCCCCCAGAAAAACGCTTACTCGGCTTTACCCTTGCCAGTAATTTAGGCGCAGGGCTAATTTTAGGATTGATTTTGTTGCAGTTGTATTTGGGATGGCGTTATGTCAGCGATCGCTTGAGCAAAGAAACGATATTTTATGAAGAGTCAGGCTGGTATGATGGTCAAACTTGGCCCAAACCCCCAGAAATGTTAACCCGCGATCGCCTGATTGTTTCCTACCAAGTCGCCCCCATTTTACAACGCTTAATCCGTACGACGGGAATTTTAGCTTTGTTGATGATGGGTGATAGTATGGTTTGGTTATGTTTGTAA
- the rsfS gene encoding ribosome silencing factor, with translation MTNYDQLTPNPSTMVIDNASDPETKALATTIAQAADDRKADDIVLLKVANVSYLADYFIIITGFSRTQVKAIAEAIEHQVVQTYNKLPLRTEGKSEGNWVLQDFGEVIVHIFLPEEREFYNLEAFWGHAERLEFSSEGVTRL, from the coding sequence ATGACTAATTACGACCAATTGACCCCCAACCCTTCCACAATGGTAATCGATAATGCCAGTGACCCAGAAACTAAAGCCTTAGCAACAACGATCGCCCAAGCAGCAGATGATCGCAAAGCCGATGATATTGTCTTATTAAAAGTGGCCAACGTTTCCTACTTAGCCGATTATTTTATAATTATCACCGGATTTTCCAGAACTCAGGTAAAAGCCATTGCTGAGGCGATCGAACATCAAGTCGTCCAAACTTATAATAAGTTGCCCCTACGCACAGAAGGAAAAAGTGAAGGTAACTGGGTATTACAAGACTTTGGAGAAGTGATCGTTCACATTTTCTTGCCTGAAGAGCGAGAATTTTATAACCTAGAAGCATTCTGGGGTCACGCCGAACGTCTAGAATTTTCATCCGAGGGAGTTACAAGATTATAA
- the yqeK gene encoding bis(5'-nucleosyl)-tetraphosphatase (symmetrical) YqeK: MRERVITWLKDNVSDHRLQHILGVEQLCIELAHCHQVDPQKAAQAGLMHDLAKFFPRAKLLEMAKKEMAEIDPVCATNPHLLHADASAMVARDTFNIQDEEILNAIRNHTLGNPQMSDLSCIVFVADALEPNRGQTPELEAMRQVSWQNLYKSVQQTSEYSLKYLIQTHRTIHPRAILTRNWALHLSKQQLSLVNKKP; this comes from the coding sequence ATGCGAGAACGGGTGATTACCTGGTTAAAAGATAATGTTTCTGACCATCGCCTACAACATATTTTAGGGGTGGAGCAACTGTGCATAGAATTAGCCCATTGTCATCAAGTTGACCCCCAAAAAGCGGCCCAAGCAGGGTTAATGCACGACTTAGCCAAATTTTTCCCCCGGGCCAAACTCTTAGAAATGGCTAAGAAGGAAATGGCGGAAATTGATCCCGTATGTGCAACCAACCCCCATTTACTTCATGCTGATGCCAGTGCGATGGTTGCTAGAGATACCTTTAATATCCAAGATGAAGAAATCTTAAATGCCATTCGTAATCATACCTTGGGAAACCCTCAGATGAGTGATCTCAGTTGTATTGTATTCGTTGCGGATGCCTTAGAACCCAACCGAGGTCAAACACCAGAATTAGAAGCCATGCGTCAGGTCAGTTGGCAAAATCTTTACAAAAGTGTACAACAAACCTCTGAGTATTCTCTAAAATATTTAATACAGACTCATCGGACAATTCACCCTAGGGCGATCCTGACTCGCAATTGGGCATTACACCTCAGTAAACAACAATTATCTCTAGTGAACAAAAAACCTTAA
- a CDS encoding bifunctional sterol desaturase/short chain dehydrogenase translates to MDLDNLITIITPVIIILGTIIWVEIVRDCYHALSHYWQPLYRLHSWHHKVFRPDLTAVSEDIYRKAHWYNDLPEALVMLTLSFIPGLIFSWQTIPYSWVAWTGSLYTLTFLFGAIARGAGVPYVDELTDLTHRPGDFTTLPAPWFVNRPYHWRHHFDNQKAYYSGTLTLVDKIMGTALSLKGKTIGVTGASGTLGLSLLKELHLNGAKVIALTSQDKQINLEIEAQEIPIKTLTWQVGKETDLIDELTKIDILIINHGLNVHQERSEKAIIKSYEVNTFSGWRLMECFLKTVKTNQDKVRKEVWVNTSEAEVNPALSPLYELSKRTFGDLITLRRLDAPCVVRKLILGPFKSNLNPIGVMSADWVAKQIIKGAKSDNRNIIVTINPITFIVFPVKEMMQTIYFKLFTKARDKF, encoded by the coding sequence ATGGATTTGGATAACTTAATTACTATTATTACTCCTGTTATTATTATCTTAGGAACAATTATTTGGGTAGAAATTGTTCGAGATTGTTATCATGCCCTTTCCCATTATTGGCAACCGTTATATCGTCTTCATTCTTGGCATCATAAGGTTTTTCGACCTGATTTAACTGCAGTAAGTGAAGATATTTATCGTAAGGCTCATTGGTATAATGATTTACCGGAAGCTTTAGTAATGTTAACCTTAAGTTTCATTCCTGGCCTAATTTTTTCTTGGCAAACTATCCCTTATAGTTGGGTTGCTTGGACGGGTTCTCTTTATACTTTAACCTTTTTATTCGGGGCGATCGCTCGTGGTGCGGGGGTTCCTTATGTGGATGAATTAACAGATCTTACTCATCGTCCTGGAGATTTTACCACTCTTCCGGCCCCTTGGTTTGTTAACCGTCCTTATCATTGGCGACATCATTTTGATAATCAAAAAGCTTACTATAGTGGAACTTTAACGTTAGTTGATAAAATCATGGGAACGGCTTTATCTCTTAAAGGTAAAACAATTGGGGTCACGGGTGCATCAGGAACTTTGGGACTTTCTTTGCTTAAAGAGTTACACTTAAATGGGGCAAAAGTAATTGCTTTAACGTCCCAAGATAAACAAATAAATTTAGAAATTGAAGCTCAAGAAATACCGATTAAAACGTTAACATGGCAAGTAGGAAAGGAAACAGATTTGATAGATGAACTCACCAAAATTGATATTTTAATTATCAATCATGGTTTGAATGTTCATCAAGAGAGAAGTGAAAAAGCAATTATTAAATCCTACGAAGTCAATACTTTTTCTGGTTGGCGATTAATGGAATGTTTCTTGAAAACCGTTAAAACTAATCAAGATAAAGTCAGAAAAGAAGTTTGGGTTAATACCTCAGAAGCAGAAGTTAATCCCGCTTTAAGTCCTCTTTATGAACTAAGTAAAAGAACCTTTGGTGATTTAATTACCTTACGGCGTTTAGATGCGCCCTGTGTGGTCAGAAAGTTAATTTTAGGGCCCTTTAAAAGTAATCTAAATCCCATTGGTGTCATGTCAGCAGATTGGGTAGCCAAACAAATTATAAAAGGGGCAAAAAGTGATAATCGTAATATTATTGTCACGATTAATCCTATTACATTTATTGTCTTTCCCGTTAAAGAAATGATGCAGACAATTTACTTTAAATTATTTACCAAAGCAAGGGACAAATTTTAA
- a CDS encoding (2Fe-2S) ferredoxin domain-containing protein — protein MNNLSPRCILVCQHSSCRAFGSSQVLFVFQLAKLPPDVVVMSTGCQGQCSSGPTVRITPEEIWYCRVQPQDVAIILEQHLYGGNPVTAKLHPRIHPNFSREQ, from the coding sequence ATGAATAACCTATCCCCTCGATGTATTCTCGTCTGTCAACATTCTTCCTGTCGGGCCTTCGGATCATCTCAAGTCCTGTTTGTGTTTCAATTGGCTAAATTACCCCCTGATGTAGTCGTTATGTCTACCGGGTGTCAGGGACAATGTAGTAGTGGCCCGACGGTACGCATTACTCCAGAAGAAATCTGGTATTGTCGGGTACAACCTCAAGATGTGGCCATTATTTTAGAACAACATTTATACGGAGGAAACCCCGTGACTGCCAAACTTCACCCCCGTATTCATCCTAATTTTTCCAGGGAACAGTAG
- a CDS encoding molybdenum cofactor biosynthesis protein MoaE — protein MNSSTINPQDSLRISFAPLSLEEVYNLADDPANGAIALMSGTVRQQTEGKAVRYLEYQGYEPMALEIFRQIAATIRQQWTDTNRVVIHHRTGRLQIGEISVLVAVGCPHRAEAFAACRYGIDTLKHNAPIWKKEFWSDGSSTWVSIGACEENTVRL, from the coding sequence GTGAATAGTAGTACAATTAACCCCCAAGACAGTTTGAGAATTAGTTTTGCGCCCCTTTCTTTGGAGGAGGTGTATAATTTAGCGGATGATCCGGCCAATGGGGCGATCGCCTTAATGAGTGGGACAGTGCGACAACAAACGGAAGGCAAAGCAGTTCGTTATTTAGAATATCAAGGCTATGAACCCATGGCCCTAGAAATTTTTCGTCAAATTGCGGCTACTATTCGTCAACAATGGACTGATACTAACCGAGTCGTCATTCATCATCGTACCGGACGGCTACAAATTGGAGAAATTAGTGTTTTAGTTGCCGTGGGATGTCCTCACCGGGCCGAAGCGTTTGCAGCTTGTCGTTATGGCATTGATACCTTAAAACATAATGCCCCGATTTGGAAAAAAGAATTTTGGTCTGATGGTTCGAGTACCTGGGTTAGTATTGGGGCCTGCGAAGAAAATACGGTTAGATTATGA
- the rpsB gene encoding 30S ribosomal protein S2, whose amino-acid sequence MAVVSLAELLESGVHFGHQTRRWNPKMAPYIYTARNGVHIIDLVQTAQLMEDAYQYVRNSSDKGKRFLFVGTKRQAAGIIAQEASRCGANYVNQRWLGGMLTNWETIKNRVERLKELEAMESSGQLDRRPKKEASVLRRELGKLQKYLGGIKTMRKPPDIVVIVDQRREYNAIQECQKLGIPMISLLDTNCDPDYADIPIPANDDAIRSIKLILGKLADAIYEGRHGQLDSEEDYEEFDESLAEGDYDDYDEADEQDEEEGVEVNAEFSDEEEEGEEEKE is encoded by the coding sequence ATGGCAGTGGTTTCTCTTGCAGAATTGCTAGAGTCTGGGGTTCACTTTGGTCATCAGACCCGTCGTTGGAACCCCAAGATGGCCCCTTATATTTATACCGCCCGTAATGGTGTTCATATCATTGATTTGGTGCAAACCGCCCAATTAATGGAAGATGCCTATCAGTATGTTCGTAACTCTTCTGATAAGGGCAAACGGTTTTTGTTTGTGGGAACCAAACGTCAAGCAGCAGGTATTATTGCCCAAGAAGCTTCCCGTTGTGGGGCTAATTATGTGAACCAACGCTGGTTAGGAGGAATGCTAACCAATTGGGAAACCATTAAAAATCGGGTAGAACGTCTGAAAGAATTGGAGGCAATGGAAAGCAGTGGACAACTTGATCGTCGTCCCAAAAAAGAAGCCTCTGTTCTCCGCCGAGAATTAGGAAAACTTCAGAAATACCTAGGGGGGATCAAAACCATGCGTAAGCCCCCTGATATAGTGGTTATTGTTGACCAAAGACGGGAATATAACGCGATTCAAGAATGTCAAAAATTGGGAATTCCCATGATTTCTCTCTTGGATACCAACTGTGATCCCGACTATGCTGATATTCCTATTCCCGCCAATGATGATGCGATTCGCTCGATTAAGTTAATTTTGGGTAAATTGGCTGATGCTATCTATGAAGGTCGTCATGGTCAATTAGACTCAGAAGAAGACTACGAAGAGTTTGATGAGAGTCTTGCTGAAGGGGACTACGATGATTATGATGAAGCAGATGAGCAGGATGAAGAGGAAGGCGTAGAAGTTAACGCAGAATTCTCTGACGAAGAAGAAGAGGGTGAGGAAGAGAAGGAGTGA
- the tsf gene encoding translation elongation factor Ts, with protein sequence MAEISAKQVKELREKTGAGMMDCKKALQENQGDITQAVEWLRKKGITSAEKKSGRQTAEGLVHSYIHTGGRIGVLVEVNCETDFVARRDEFKELVQNVAMQIAACPNVEYVSQTEIPDTTVAKEKEIEMGREDLANKPDNIKEKIVQGRIEKRRKELSLLDQPFIKDQNITVEELIKQTIAQLGENIQVRRFVRFILGEGIEKQEVNFADEVAAQTGQTTPEPEPEAEPEATPEPKVEALAEPTTPEPEATPKQPPLKTTGKKGKKRK encoded by the coding sequence ATGGCCGAAATTTCAGCAAAACAGGTTAAAGAACTCCGTGAAAAAACTGGCGCGGGTATGATGGACTGCAAAAAGGCACTCCAAGAAAACCAAGGCGACATAACACAAGCTGTTGAATGGTTACGAAAAAAGGGCATTACTTCCGCCGAGAAAAAATCTGGTCGACAAACGGCAGAAGGGTTGGTTCACAGTTATATTCATACTGGAGGACGCATTGGGGTTCTCGTAGAAGTTAACTGTGAAACTGATTTTGTAGCTCGTCGGGATGAGTTCAAAGAACTGGTTCAGAATGTGGCTATGCAAATTGCTGCTTGTCCTAATGTGGAATATGTGTCGCAAACTGAGATTCCTGACACCACAGTTGCCAAAGAAAAAGAAATTGAGATGGGACGGGAGGATTTAGCCAATAAGCCTGATAACATCAAAGAAAAGATTGTTCAAGGGCGTATTGAAAAACGACGCAAAGAACTTTCCTTGTTGGATCAGCCGTTTATTAAGGATCAAAATATAACGGTTGAAGAGTTAATTAAACAAACCATTGCCCAACTTGGAGAAAATATTCAAGTTCGCCGTTTTGTGCGGTTTATTTTAGGGGAAGGTATCGAAAAACAAGAAGTCAACTTTGCTGATGAAGTGGCGGCTCAAACGGGTCAAACAACCCCTGAACCTGAACCCGAAGCGGAACCGGAAGCAACCCCTGAGCCAAAAGTTGAAGCACTTGCTGAACCGACAACACCTGAACCGGAAGCAACTCCGAAACAGCCCCCCCTTAAAACCACTGGGAAAAAAGGGAAAAAAAGAAAGTAA
- a CDS encoding CoB--CoM heterodisulfide reductase iron-sulfur subunit B family protein, producing MLKYAYYPGCVAQGACRELYLSTAALTDALGIELIELKKAACCGSGTYKEDSQLLEDTVNARNIALAESLNLPLLTHCSTCQGVIGHVDERLKDAQKNDPSYLEKVNGFLKKEQCSPYQGSTEVKHLLWALVADYGLDNLQKKVKRKLSGLNCAAFYGCYLLRSQDKLAYDNPFHPESLENVFRVVGANPIYYQGRTQCCGWPLSSYATEQSFKMAGNHLTEAIEAGADCLVTPCPLCHLNLDSRQPEVEKVIGHKLGIPVLHLPQLVALALGVEPEKLGLDRHIVSTKSVLNKLSLN from the coding sequence ATGCTAAAATACGCTTATTACCCTGGTTGTGTTGCTCAAGGAGCTTGTCGTGAACTTTATTTATCGACTGCGGCCTTAACCGATGCCTTAGGGATAGAATTAATTGAACTCAAAAAAGCCGCTTGCTGCGGTTCAGGAACTTATAAAGAAGATTCTCAACTATTAGAAGATACCGTTAATGCGCGGAATATTGCCCTAGCAGAGTCTCTTAATCTTCCCCTTTTAACCCATTGTAGCACCTGTCAAGGAGTCATTGGCCATGTGGATGAACGGTTAAAAGATGCACAAAAAAATGATCCTTCTTATCTTGAAAAAGTGAATGGTTTCTTAAAAAAAGAACAATGTTCCCCCTATCAAGGTAGCACAGAAGTTAAACATTTATTGTGGGCATTAGTGGCTGATTACGGACTTGATAACTTACAAAAGAAAGTCAAACGTAAGCTCTCAGGATTAAATTGTGCGGCCTTTTACGGCTGTTATTTATTACGCAGTCAAGACAAACTAGCTTATGATAACCCCTTTCATCCAGAGTCCTTAGAAAACGTTTTTCGTGTGGTAGGAGCTAATCCTATTTATTATCAGGGAAGAACACAATGTTGTGGTTGGCCCCTGTCTAGTTATGCCACAGAGCAATCCTTTAAAATGGCAGGAAATCACCTGACAGAAGCGATTGAAGCGGGAGCAGATTGTTTAGTGACTCCTTGTCCTTTGTGTCATTTAAACTTAGATTCAAGACAACCGGAAGTTGAAAAAGTCATCGGTCACAAATTAGGTATTCCCGTATTACATTTACCTCAATTAGTGGCTTTAGCCTTGGGAGTTGAGCCTGAAAAATTAGGCTTAGATCGTCATATTGTTTCCACTAAATCTGTCTTAAATAAGTTAAGTTTAAACTAA